In Oryzias latipes chromosome 6, ASM223467v1, the sequence attttttacctaaaataaaaaaagctggtTTTATATACATaatttattgaagaaaaaaaaaatccattcagTACTTGATGCTTGAACCCACTTACCTGTGGCCATTTGCTCCAATGAGCCTACCACCAAGCTGTCATAAACTTGACCTTTGATCCTACTGGCAAATTCCTGGTATTTCTCTTGGTCGTGCGACATATGAACAAGCAGTTGGGCAAATGTGTAGCCGCCAATTGAGAAAGCGTGGACAAGCAGAGGCCGGGACATAAAGCGATCACTCAGAAGCAAATCCAGCAATGTTTTCCCACGGTCTAGTCCCCATCGAGGCCACAGGAAATCCTTTacctagtaaaaaaaaattaaaagagcaatttgtaaataaatgtaggTATTCAATTCAAGATCAGaaacctaaataaataaaaaaaatgcaatttacataATTTTATTCCATTCCACTGCAGTTGTTGCAGAAGATTTTAACATCTCCTGCTTAATTTCACTGACCTCTGTGATTTTTATTGCATGTTTTAATAATAtgaagtttaaataaagttattattattttttttaaagaagtctTTACCTCACTCTCCACCACGATGACGTCGAAGCCGGTGCGAAAGTAAATCTCACAATACTTATCCACGGCTTGTGGACGTGAACCCAACCACGGCAACATCAGCATTAGTGGTTTGGTGATCGGACTTCCGGAACCCGTAGCTGTTAGTTCACTCATATACAGGGTCACGTTTTTACAGAGGTGCTGGGCAGTAATGCCTCTGCTTAGCGCTGTTCTGGCCAACATGGTCGCCGACAACATTCCGAATATGATGACAGAGAAAGGTCTGCAGAGGACACAGACAGACCGGAAACCAAATGAGAAGTTAAAGGAAATACAGTTTAACGAATAACATCTTAAGTTTCTGCATCTAAGCTACTAAGCTAGTAGGCACTCATTTTAAATCACTTATAGTACTCACTTTGTAGTACTTTTTAGCCATACGTGTACGCTAAAATGTAAAGAGATTTAAATGTTTGTCGTCTTGCCTTATTCCACAACAATGGCACAAATGTCCAGAGGCAACATAACATCTAACAGTAAATCAGGGAATTTTCCAATGACAAAACAAGTTAAGGTCGTCAGGTTCATGTAACTACAACTGTTccgacaaataaaagaaaaaggctcTAATTTGCAAATAAAGCTATTACGAAACACATTACGAGCAAcgacacttattttttttatataaatacagATGTTATTCAAACgaaagctaaaataaataataagtttaCTCTTGTTTTCCTCTGCCCGCTCAACACAATGATGTCCACGTCTTCTTCTTCGTCTGCTTCAGTTTTTGAAGCAGAACTTCTTTTTCTTGTACTTTAAATGGCGGGAGGCACCAATGACAAGGAGCAATGCTGCCATCTACTGTGTTGGAGTGTCAGTCGGAGTAAGGgactactttttttatttttttctttattttcaatgaactttattgcacatttttaaatttacagaaattcacattcacttgcacaataaagaaacaattgtTTCACATATAAGACCAAAAATCAATAATAGTAATAAGCCCTGTGTGTgcctttgtctttgttttttttttataaatgctcATATACAGACCAAGTTAGGGTGAACTAAcgttataaataaagaaaaaacaaaacaaaattaacaaaaaaaaggcaaaaggcaaggcaaaaaataattcaaaataacaataaaataaaaatgattttcttgtttttgtttggaatgcatttaagacacttataataatagaaaaataatttaaaaaactactaaacaaagggcatgtatttttccatttaaataaatgaatgaaatgtttgcataaaacaataacaacATTGATGACATCAGAAATTCCCAGGTCCAGATTTTCcatatagaaaaaaacatcaggtaagtaaaaaaaagggaatatttaAAACTTTGAGTGACGACCAATTGTGAATAtcattccaaaatatttttatctgGTTGCAACTGTCAAAGAGATGTTCTAACATTTCAGTTTCAGATTGAAATTTgtatatttaatgtaaaaaaatctcCAATGGGGTAAATtttagatattattttaaaatgtgtttctttcattttaggtGGAAGTGGGTACTTtgtgtataaagaaaaagatttgtccATTAGGGTGGTTTCTAGGTCGTGTCTATTGTTTGTACTAAagttgcagaaaattatttgtttaaagGTTAGAGTTACTaatttattgttgcatttttaatcttttagggGATATATCATCAATTTTCAGCTCTGGAAATTATGGTTTGATTACATTGTATTGTTGTATGTTATGAATAAGATTAAGTAAAGGTATGGGAATTGCTTTACAGACTTTGCTATAACAGTTACTAGAATCCttaattttgtatttagttACAAACTCATTGTATGATAACAGCATTCCATCAGTACGCATCAAGTCATAGACAAATCACACACCATTATCACACcataaagaagatttttttgtttacagttataaatattttgttccataaaactgTTGTGAGGGGAGAAGTAATGGGTGAAAAGCATCTTCCCAAATTCTATGGCTTGCTTGTAAAAGTTTGATagattcatttgtgtttttgatggatTATAATCAAATTTCAACAAAAACTCCAGTCCCCCGACCTTCTCAAAGAGTTTGTTAGGGATATGATACCACATAGAATGAGTCTGGGAAATACAGTCTTTTAACCACTTCATTCTAAACGCTACAATTTGTGATTCAACGTCTAAAGCTTTTAAGCTGCCATTTTTATAATCTCTGACCAATTGTGATTTTCGTATATagtgggttttatttttccaaattaatGTAAAGAGAATAGAATTAGACAACTTGATGTTTTTTAGGGATGTATATAATGAGTGGCAGGGATACACAAGTCTAGAAAAATCTTCCGCTTTGGATAATGGAATGCAGCCAAATATTGATAAGCCACGTCCCAACCattgatttaatgttttctgtattgttttttagtctgGGAGTAATATTTACACTTTCTCTATCATTAGTGTTTTTCGTTGTTATTAGACCAAGATGTTTCACTTCACTTTTTACAGGTATGTTTTCAATATGACTTTGATTGCAAGAATGTATAGGTAAGATTTCACATTTTCTGAGATTTAGAGTAAGGCCAGATGCTCttgaaaatgataataaaacgATGATAAGCGGTGTCATCGGCAAATTGACTAATTTCAAATTCCCTGTCTAGAATGTTAAAACCCTCAAAATCTGGAGAACATTTAAGAAAGATGGCTAGTAATTCCGCCGAAATTATGAACAACAGCGGGCTAATTGGACATCCTTGGCGAACACCTCTATTTACAGGAAAGCTGTTTGAGAAACCTCGGTTAAGTGCAATGTTGCTACTTCTGTCATTGTAGAACATCTTTATTATGTTACAAAATGTTGATTCAAAGTCAAAGGTTTCCAAGGCATTAAACAAAAAGGCCTGTCTAATGAGTCGAAggccttaaaaaaatccaaaaagagGATAAGACTTTCCTGGGGAATAATTAGGTTGTAATCTAATATATCTAAGATTAAGAGTGTGGTGATGAATGTGTCGCCCCTTAATAAAGGCTGGTTGTGATTCAGTTATGATCTGACCTATTCCTGATTTCAGTCTGTTAGCATAGACATGTgctaataatttattatcacaACAAAGAAGTGTGATTGGTCTCCAATTATCAATTAATAACACATCTTTGCCTGGTTTGGGTAAAagggaagtgtgtgtgttttgagtgtgttttgacTTGAATATTGAGTAGTGTAAAGGTTTTTATAGAAATCAGTGATATAATCCTTAATATTGTTTTGGTCTTCTACTAGAGAGTTTTCAATCTGTCACTTGTCTAGTTTTTTCCAAGTTAAAAAAGTaagctgaatttttttctccatcttcaATCCACTTTGCCTTCAAACAAATAATTGCTCCTTTGGCTTTTTCGGTATAGAGTTCATCTAATTTTGATTGCAATTTGTTAATTTTAATGACATTCTCCTCACTCAGTTGAGTTAAATTACACAATGTGTTtaatttggaaatgttttcagtttgttcttgtctttttttcctagCCAAAATCTTTCCTTCTACAATCGCAGTTTTTCTAATATTAAATTTTAACCACTCCCATCTGTTAATAGGAGACAGgtattgtatttcttttatttcaggaaTAAGTGAttcgattgttttttttacaaaagtttgtGTTATTTAAAAGGTTATTATTGAATTTCCAGTGGGATGCTCCagtttttggttgatttttttcaggGGTAAGAGCCAAAGTGATAGTACAATGGTCAGTGAGAGGAGAGTGAGAGATATTACAGTTCAAGGTTGAAGATGTTAGATTACTTCTTACTAACCAGTAATCTATCCTTGATCCTTGAGAGTGTTGATAGTTATTCCAGGTGTATTTTGATTTTCTACGCCAAATATCGATAAGGTCTAGAGAGCTAGAAATTCAGAAATGATTTTATTGAAACGATGAGAGTTATGTTGAGTTGGATATCTTTCTTGGTTTTCATCTGGTACTACATTGAAATCACCTGCAACAATAACCTTGTCAGTTGCATACATCTGTTTCCAGTAGATTATCATAtgatttatgtttgtaaataatCTCTGTTGTTTTGTCCCATTATTAAAACCATAAATGTTAACAAGAATATATTTAGTGTCGTCCACCTCAATGTTAATCATTAGATAATGACCTTCTGTGTCACTTTTATGATCCACAATTTTACCATCAAAATTATGTAAGAAAATTGCCACTCCTGCTGAACGAGGACTTCCAtgagataaataaatgtttccactGCCCCACTGAGATTTCCAAAATTAAAATCTTCTTCACTACTGTGTTtctcttgaaagaaaaaacagttcacGTTAACTTGTGCCTTGCAGGAAAGAAAAATTGCCTTGTTACATTCTTAAAACCATGAGCATTTAAAGATAACAAAGAAAGAACCATAAAGAATAACTAGAAAGCAATTAACTCCATAAAGGGCTATAACACACTTTCACATTGTTTAATCTGTTTCCTCAAAGCtgtaaaaacattcaacacaataaataacatacCAGCTTTGGATTTGTTTTCTCTCTTCTCCTTAAGGAAGATGTCTCTGCCCATTCAGTCTAGATGAAGAAGTGTTGGTTTCATGCTGTGACCTGATGACCGATGACCATCAATGACGGCGTAGCCGTCCTTTAAAAAAGTCTTGAGTCCTCTCTTCCTCGCCTCCTCCACTCTCGGCCAAAGACGCTGACGAGTCTCCCTGTCTTCTTTGCAAAAGTCTTCTTTGAAGCGAGTATTCAGATCTTTGcagatttgtgcattttttgaaATTCTCCAGACTTGGTCTCGAACAATTCTCATTCCAAACTGGATGATAATTTGTCttggttggttgtttttttcctttctgtcccAGCCGATGCACTGTGTCCACAGTGTTTCGTAGTTCTTCTACGTTGACCGACATCACTTTGGAAAGGATCTTAAGAATTTCATCTCTTATGATTTCCACTTCTTTCTCAGGAAGGCCAATAAGTCGCAAAGACCATCTTTGTTCATATCTTGCATGTTCCAGACACATTTCACAGGgagaagcattttctttttgcagagacACCATCTGCAGTTTGAGGCGGTTCACATCTTCCACAACACTTTTAACAGCAGCTGTATTTGCATCTTTAACTTGTTTAACAGCATCTGTGTTCTCTTGCAGTTGAAACTCATATCCTTTCAGAAATTCACTTTGAGTATCAAACTTGGTGGTTAGGGTTTGAATTGCGTTAAAGAGGACACTGTTGGATATTTATTCCTTGCGTTCTTGTGGAGcattctttttaatcttttttgggGTTTGGTCTTTTTACTGGTGTGTGGTGTCTGTTGACTCTCGTCTGATCTTGTGAGGTGTCTtcctgttcatccatccattcaaccTCTCCCTCGCTGGATGTCTGTCCTGAAGCCACTAGATGGTACTCATGCTCTTTGCTAGTGTTGGGCTGTTAGGCATTCCTTCTATCATGTCGAAGTTCGAACAATACAACGGAAACAGTGGTAAACAAACCTCTTTCAAGCTGAATCGGTTTGAAGGTTCTTTGCTGGTATTTTCTTTAGCTTTGGTTGAACTTCTCACATGGAAAGAGTTGTTTGTTCAGGTAAAGCGTCTGACTCTGAGCCCCTGAAAAAAGTAACTGCTTGTTCCGTCATCTTGGTAACACCCCAAGTAGGGGACTACTTAACCAGtcagaaacaaaaagaactaTATTCACCTcaacagtccagttctcttcaaaacaaaaaacaacaacgttgTTGAATTTCTGCTTCCCTCCCAAAAGCCTCCTCAAACTGAGCAGCTCTCCCTCTGGCAACCGTACTatttggttgaatgctttatagcattcaaccaaatagTACGGTTGAgtaagcattcaaccctttgttttcctcttctatcttccgccgtttttcggcacttaactccttctacaattttcaacctattttaaccattcaactactaaaatgttcagctctttcagcttattcctgctatgacttttggtttttcaaatcattcaactttttaagatattccaggattttccaggaatttttgctccattaaaatacatagggaatttgttgtgcagaagttcacagttaaacttcctctacaatttttcacttattttaaaaattcaactattaaaatgttcagctctttcatcttaatccagctatgacttttggtccttcaaatccttgaacttttccagatattcccggattttccaagattattgctccattggccacacctttgcttctttaaaccattgtaactttaacattcttttagCTAGAGACACTGTTCCAACAttaaaatgctcacaaggctttaaacttcaacataaggttcaacattattatgggatggcaacaccacctacagtttggcggcaattttgtgcaaaaatatgAGGCGATTTCAAACTCCTTCAAATTTTCacctagagacaccgttcaaacattaaaatgatcacaagccTTTGGACTACAAAATAAGTTGAGCCCAGAAGATCATCGGCTGCCCTCTCCCATCCCTGGAAGAACTGTACAGTTCCCGCTGCCTAAAAAAGGCTCAAAACATTCTGCTGGATCCATCACACCCCGGTCATTCCCAGTTTGAACTGCTGCCTTCAGGCAGGAGATACAGAACAATTAAAACAAggacaaacagattaaaaaacagcttctatcCGAGAGCCACCGTGGCCTTAAACGCTGCTaagtaaagtttatttattagggAAGTGTGCAATAACCGGAGAAGGTGTAACCtccttttatattttgttgtatattttttaacatatcTTTCTTATATTGTCTTATTTCgcagtttttagttttctaCTCTTACTTGACTTTTTATTCCACCGGAAAAAAATTGCACTGTAATTTCGTtgtacatgtacaatgacaaataaagatatttcatttcatttcaagtttagaaatcattatgggatgtcgacacaacctactgtttggtggccattttttgacaaGTTCTGAGGTGACccttgcaataaacttcatccatggctggaactgaacatattgaaattcactggatctggacatataaggaatgtgggcgtggttagcaaacaaactttgttgctaaggacatccaaaagtttactttttccgattcgtctgaaactgacgtcgattggtTCGTCAACCCCAGGcaacccaaacataaaatggttgctatggagataaaatcaatagaaaagccgccattttgaaaaaagtggattttctatcaacttagaacatgtagcttttaccaatatgatactctcaagcaatgtatttttttttgagtcagttgatgatgctgattccaaaacaattacttttagccattttagcaaaatattcaaattttcaacagttcagccattttttcaacaatttcagctttaatgcttaactccttctacaaattttgacctattttagccattctactattacaatggtGAACAGCAAAGAACCTTCAAACCGATTCTACTTTTGATCCTTAACTTCAGCAAatttagctttcattcagcattacagcattcaaccctgcattttcttctggaaatgcagctccttctagttcctCTTGCTGTCGTCTTTCTTCCCCATACAATCGTAgtgacacaaaacacaaaaattcttCCTCTTTCCCACAAACACTCTGACCAATTGGATGTTTCCCTATTAAATGCAATGTATTATTTGAAGCCGTGTTTTCCATCCTCAATCCTGAATATTGATTTGATCTCTGGTGTTTGATCTAATGCATACCTTTCCCTACCTTATTGTTGAATAGATGTCTCCCCTCTCCCTTTTCCAATTGCCTCTGCCATTCTTCCATAATACGCCTCCTAATAATTGTCCTAATTTCTGTTCTTCCTAATGGAATTTCCACCTCCACACCCCGTTTCAATGCCCACTTTGCAAGTAAGTCAGCCATTGCATTTCCCACCCCTCTGTGTGGTCGTACCCACATAAATCTAATACTAATCTTCAATTCTTCCAATCTGAATAAACTCATAAATTTCATACACTACACCTGACCTGATAATGAGTCCAAGCAAATTAAAGCATCACCAGTTCTATTCTGTTCTAACCAGTGTAAACTAAATGATGTTGCCAACATttcaactgcaaaaactgaaagatccTTTGACGTCTTAATTCTGACATATTTTCCAAATTTAGGGAtaacgaaagaaaaaaaaacagtcctctTTGTTTCTGGATCTTTAGATACATCCGAGTAAATGGGAATGAATGAAGCATGAACTGTATCTCACCTGTCTGCTATGATTTCATCCAAATTTACCTTCCCTTTGCTGACCTTAAAGCAGAACTAGCGACCTCTAGCGGTCATATTTGAttagtgattattttttctaaaaataaaaagctttattaacaaatttaACCTTCATAATCACACTGAACAGTACCGAATGAAGAAAGCAAACGAAAAATGatacattcatttaaaaaaataacagagcaTATTCCCATTGATAACAAACTTGAAAACAATGAGGAGGAAAAAAGGGCATCACCAATTATTCAGATAgtatcttttaattatgttccAAGTTATTTTAGC encodes:
- the LOC101156969 gene encoding transmembrane protein 53; amino-acid sequence: MLSATMLARTALSRGITAQHLCKNVTLYMSELTATGSGSPITKPLMLMLPWLGSRPQAVDKYCEIYFRTGFDVIVVESEVKDFLWPRWGLDRGKTLLDLLLSDRFMSRPLLVHAFSIGGYTFAQLLVHMSHDQEKYQEFASRIKGQVYDSLVVGSLEQMATGLGKTVFPRFETLIKQISLLYFTIFKTQTVDHFNSSIDVFWNNPVRAPALMFFCENDVMSHAQTVEKLIDYWKKHGMDVSVKKWEDSTHAGHLRRYPQEYLTTLNSFLHSLQISPLKAKM